In one Pseudarthrobacter sp. NBSH8 genomic region, the following are encoded:
- a CDS encoding SOS response-associated peptidase: MARAVGDLLADFDAQLEEEVHLPPSWNVAPTDAVPIVLERLIDDGPVRQLHVARWGLVPSWAKDPGIGPKMINARSETVLEKPAFRKAVKSRRCAVPADGYYEWKQGTGKAKQPYYVHPGKGSGLVFAGLYEWWKDPSTAEGDPGRWMLSTSILTADTPPPGAESTIFGKLTALHDRVPLPMDRATMASWLDPQIDDAAFLVDLVRAHVKDVAADWHVDSVGTEVGNVRNNSPELIRPVEALF, from the coding sequence ATGGCACGGGCCGTGGGCGATTTGCTGGCCGACTTTGATGCCCAGCTGGAGGAGGAGGTGCACCTTCCCCCGTCATGGAACGTGGCGCCAACCGACGCTGTCCCGATCGTCCTGGAACGGCTGATCGACGACGGCCCCGTGAGGCAGCTCCACGTGGCCCGCTGGGGCCTGGTGCCGTCCTGGGCGAAGGATCCGGGCATCGGCCCCAAGATGATTAACGCGCGCAGCGAGACTGTGCTCGAGAAGCCGGCCTTCCGCAAAGCCGTGAAGTCACGTCGCTGCGCTGTCCCGGCGGACGGGTACTACGAATGGAAGCAGGGCACCGGCAAAGCCAAGCAGCCCTACTACGTCCATCCGGGCAAAGGCAGCGGGCTGGTGTTCGCGGGCCTGTACGAGTGGTGGAAGGATCCGTCCACGGCCGAGGGTGACCCCGGCCGGTGGATGCTCTCCACATCCATCCTGACGGCAGACACCCCGCCGCCCGGTGCTGAGTCGACAATCTTCGGCAAGCTGACTGCCTTGCATGACCGCGTGCCGCTGCCGATGGACCGGGCCACGATGGCGTCCTGGCTTGATCCGCAGATCGACGACGCCGCCTTCCTCGTGGACCTGGTCCGGGCCCACGTGAAGGACGTCGCCGCAGACTGGCACGTGGATTC
- a CDS encoding mycoredoxin: MDFTPENGTITMFSTTWCGYCNRLKKQLDAQGIGYTEINIEEVEGTAELVEQLNGGNQTVPTVLFPDGTAATNPSVAEVKSRLAA; encoded by the coding sequence GTGGACTTTACCCCCGAGAACGGCACCATCACCATGTTTTCCACCACCTGGTGTGGCTACTGCAACCGGCTGAAGAAGCAGCTGGACGCGCAGGGCATTGGCTACACGGAAATCAACATCGAAGAGGTGGAGGGCACCGCCGAACTCGTGGAGCAGCTCAACGGCGGCAACCAGACCGTCCCCACCGTGCTCTTCCCCGACGGCACCGCCGCCACCAACCCCTCAGTTGCCGAGGTAAAGAGCCGTCTCGCAGCCTGA
- a CDS encoding S-(hydroxymethyl)mycothiol dehydrogenase yields MVHKVKGVVARSKGAPVTLETVLVPDPGPGEALVDIITSGVCHTDLHYKLGGISDDFPFLLGHEATGVVSAVGPDVTNVVPGDRVVLNWRAVCGNCRACNRGQAQYCFNTHNATQKMTLEDGTELSAALGIGAFIEKTLVAAGQCTKVDPDADAAAIGLLGCGVMAGLGAAINTGGVKRGDTVAVIGCGGVGVAAIAGAALAGATAIIAVDIDAKKLERAKELGATHTVDSSDSDPVEKIRELTGGFGADVVIDAVGRPETYKQAFYARDLAGTVVLVGVPTPEMTLELPLLDVFGRGGSLKSSWYGDCLPSRDFPMLISLYKQGKLDLDAFVTERITIDQVEEAFEKMHSGSVLRSVVEL; encoded by the coding sequence GTGGTCCATAAAGTCAAAGGTGTCGTAGCCCGCTCCAAGGGCGCCCCGGTCACTCTGGAGACCGTCCTGGTCCCGGATCCGGGTCCGGGCGAGGCCCTGGTGGACATCATCACCAGCGGTGTTTGCCATACCGATCTGCACTACAAACTGGGCGGCATCAGCGATGACTTCCCGTTCCTCCTGGGCCACGAGGCCACCGGCGTGGTCAGCGCCGTGGGCCCCGACGTCACCAACGTCGTCCCGGGCGACCGCGTGGTCCTGAACTGGCGGGCCGTCTGCGGCAACTGCCGTGCGTGCAACCGCGGCCAGGCCCAGTACTGCTTCAACACCCATAACGCCACCCAGAAGATGACGCTCGAGGACGGCACGGAACTGTCCGCCGCCCTGGGCATCGGCGCGTTCATCGAAAAGACCCTGGTGGCGGCCGGCCAGTGCACCAAGGTGGATCCCGACGCCGATGCTGCCGCCATCGGCCTGCTCGGCTGCGGCGTGATGGCCGGGCTGGGCGCCGCGATCAACACCGGCGGCGTCAAGCGCGGTGACACCGTCGCCGTCATCGGCTGCGGCGGTGTGGGCGTGGCTGCCATCGCAGGCGCGGCGCTCGCCGGAGCCACTGCCATCATCGCCGTCGACATCGACGCGAAAAAGCTGGAGCGCGCGAAGGAACTCGGTGCCACCCACACCGTGGACTCCTCGGATTCCGACCCGGTGGAGAAGATCCGGGAACTCACCGGCGGCTTCGGCGCAGACGTGGTGATTGACGCCGTCGGCCGTCCTGAAACGTACAAGCAGGCGTTCTACGCCCGCGACCTCGCCGGCACCGTGGTACTGGTCGGCGTCCCGACGCCGGAGATGACACTGGAGCTGCCACTCCTGGACGTTTTCGGCCGCGGTGGGTCGCTGAAGTCCTCCTGGTACGGCGACTGCCTGCCGTCCCGGGACTTCCCCATGCTGATCAGCCTCTACAAGCAGGGCAAGCTGGATCTGGATGCCTTTGTGACCGAGCGGATCACCATCGACCAGGTGGAGGAAGCGTTCGAGAAGATGCACTCCGGTTCCGTGCTGCGTTCTGTGGTGGAACTGTGA